From Methanocella paludicola SANAE, a single genomic window includes:
- a CDS encoding V-type ATP synthase subunit I produces MLEPQRMDRVLIVGTKDVMESTINTLHDLDVFHVEDYTAEGEYFKIGKPLKAATSLSEKLLKLRSISSYLGTKSNIQFKEKREKVASDIEKDLGPLEASLTSKMNEKSALETGIKDIAHKEDILKPYEALGLPLELLYGYENVAAYVGTVPKDIEPVVKAVTGDYELFSAPYEKGYTIALFVPRDAAPKVSESLFKNDFIEIEPLHEKGQPLEIKKALEIRKAELKSKLEAVNKDIEEMNKQYSKFILASEELLAIDTQKAEAPLKFATSDNAFIVDGWVPVNEFESFKQKMLKATGDRVHVTRVEPEPEAYPRETEAHAVHHEVDAPVKYANPKFMYSLQAFIDLYARPRYDEIDPTLIFFIMFPLFYGFILGDIGYGLILLIGGFAVKRMLKYSPGFQILTTALIICSVSSIVFGFIFGEFMGFNMAKEGILGFTLPYPHTINIGPIGPFSLPLERLFPGGFEHGSYVFGIKDLLVFTCLVGVAQILLGYIFGFRNEYVQHGLKTAILHKGSWMLILLGGVSAVWYVFPLMITQSLPTFNVMDPLFLAGAAMFIGGFVLLIMGEGATGILEVPGLMTNILSYTRLLAVGMSSVGIAFAVNTMTAMLAASGIIGLIVAVIVFVIGHTVNLVLGIIAPGLHALRLHYVEFFMKFYKGGGKIYDPFGYMRKYTED; encoded by the coding sequence ATGCTAGAACCTCAACGCATGGATAGAGTCCTCATCGTCGGTACCAAAGACGTAATGGAATCTACCATTAACACCCTGCATGACCTGGACGTCTTCCACGTTGAAGATTATACGGCCGAAGGGGAATACTTCAAGATCGGCAAGCCCCTCAAGGCCGCCACATCGCTCTCCGAAAAGCTCCTGAAGCTCCGCTCCATAAGCAGCTATCTCGGCACGAAGAGCAACATCCAGTTCAAGGAAAAGCGCGAGAAGGTCGCCTCGGACATCGAGAAGGACCTGGGCCCGCTCGAGGCCTCGCTCACCTCGAAGATGAACGAGAAGAGCGCGCTCGAGACCGGCATCAAGGATATCGCCCACAAGGAAGATATACTGAAGCCCTACGAGGCTCTCGGGCTTCCCCTGGAGCTGTTATACGGCTACGAGAACGTCGCCGCGTACGTGGGCACGGTGCCAAAGGACATCGAGCCCGTGGTCAAGGCCGTCACGGGCGACTACGAGCTATTTTCAGCCCCATATGAAAAAGGCTATACCATCGCATTGTTCGTGCCCCGGGACGCCGCCCCCAAAGTATCAGAATCATTATTTAAGAACGATTTTATCGAGATCGAGCCGCTGCACGAGAAAGGGCAGCCGTTGGAAATAAAAAAGGCGCTCGAGATCAGGAAGGCCGAGTTAAAGTCGAAGCTCGAGGCGGTCAATAAGGACATCGAGGAGATGAACAAGCAATACTCGAAGTTCATCCTGGCCTCGGAAGAGCTGCTCGCCATCGACACGCAGAAGGCCGAGGCACCGCTGAAGTTCGCGACGTCGGACAACGCCTTCATCGTAGATGGCTGGGTGCCCGTTAACGAGTTCGAATCATTCAAGCAAAAGATGCTGAAGGCAACGGGCGACAGGGTCCACGTGACCAGGGTCGAGCCGGAGCCCGAGGCTTACCCTAGAGAGACGGAAGCACATGCCGTACACCACGAAGTGGACGCGCCGGTCAAGTATGCGAACCCGAAGTTCATGTACTCGCTCCAGGCGTTCATCGACCTGTACGCCAGACCTCGCTACGATGAGATCGACCCGACGCTGATATTCTTTATCATGTTCCCGCTGTTCTACGGGTTCATCCTGGGAGATATCGGCTATGGCTTAATATTATTGATCGGCGGATTCGCCGTAAAGCGCATGCTGAAATATTCCCCGGGATTCCAGATATTGACGACCGCTTTGATCATATGCAGCGTGTCGTCGATCGTCTTCGGGTTCATATTCGGGGAATTCATGGGCTTCAACATGGCCAAGGAAGGCATCCTGGGCTTTACGCTGCCCTACCCGCACACGATCAACATCGGGCCCATCGGCCCATTCTCGCTGCCGCTGGAGAGGCTGTTCCCCGGAGGCTTTGAGCACGGCTCGTACGTGTTCGGCATTAAGGACCTGCTGGTGTTCACCTGCCTGGTGGGCGTCGCGCAGATCCTCCTGGGGTATATTTTCGGCTTCAGGAACGAGTACGTGCAGCACGGCCTCAAGACGGCCATATTACACAAGGGCAGCTGGATGCTCATACTGCTCGGCGGCGTCTCCGCCGTCTGGTATGTGTTCCCGCTGATGATCACCCAGTCGTTACCCACCTTTAACGTGATGGACCCGCTGTTCCTTGCGGGCGCCGCCATGTTCATCGGAGGGTTCGTATTACTTATCATGGGCGAGGGGGCGACCGGAATACTGGAGGTCCCCGGCCTAATGACCAATATACTGTCCTATACCCGTCTTCTGGCGGTGGGCATGTCCTCGGTCGGCATAGCGTTCGCGGTCAATACGATGACTGCGATGCTGGCGGCCAGCGGGATCATCGGCCTTATAGTGGCAGTGATCGTGTTCGTAATAGGACACACAGTCAACCTGGTGCTGGGCATTATAGCCCCCGGCTTACACGCGCTCAGGTTGCATTACGTAGAATTCTTCATGAAATTCTACAAAGGCGGGGGCAAGATTTACGATCCATTTGGATACATGAGAAAATACACGGAGGATTAA
- a CDS encoding ATP synthase subunit H, which produces MSRAEILSQLKQTEEEAKVRKAKAEEEAKQIAAAARKDASGIVEAARSKASADADAKVKKASAEIQAEANAQKSEGEKQAAALKTSAKAKVNAATDYLMKEFEGYVNARTSTHG; this is translated from the coding sequence ATGTCCAGGGCAGAAATATTATCGCAACTAAAGCAAACCGAAGAGGAGGCTAAGGTCCGCAAGGCGAAGGCCGAGGAAGAGGCGAAGCAGATCGCCGCCGCCGCCAGGAAGGATGCCTCCGGGATCGTCGAGGCTGCCAGAAGCAAGGCCTCCGCCGACGCCGATGCGAAAGTGAAGAAAGCATCGGCCGAGATCCAGGCAGAGGCGAACGCCCAGAAGTCCGAAGGCGAAAAACAGGCCGCCGCGCTCAAGACGTCCGCGAAGGCGAAGGTAAACGCCGCGACCGACTATCTCATGAAAGAGTTCGAGGGGTACGTTAATGCTAGAACCTCAACGCATGGATAG
- a CDS encoding MgtC/SapB family protein: MADLTLYDFAFRIGLSTALGMFIGLEREWAHKEAGIRTFALFSLTGMVSTVIFPPYVTIACAVFAIAFAIIMSAYGISQKRDPNLTTSAALFITFFVGVLIGIDQIIPGVIIAIIVTALLSIKTELQSITADLTAAEVHAAVEFGILAFVIYPILPDHPIDPWGVINPRTIWLMVVLISGIGFVNYYIMKRYGSKGAAYTGFFGGLANSTAVVAEFINRIKAEPGLTMVAVAAVILSDVAMCVRNLGLCLILAPSLLPKLVLPFGIMIVIGGLFAYRYLSRQETVTVKIHSPFSIRNALVFGTIFLGMVMLSAFAVFEFGSAGFFVSSVLSGMVSSASATASSIALLQAGTIDTRMSALGIIVASMASIVIKFPLAYFSNNRQFFFNVVMGAGLMMVAGIITAILFI, translated from the coding sequence ATGGCCGACCTCACGTTATACGATTTTGCTTTCCGCATTGGCTTGAGCACCGCGCTCGGCATGTTCATCGGCCTTGAGCGGGAATGGGCTCACAAGGAGGCCGGCATCCGCACCTTCGCCCTGTTTAGCTTAACGGGCATGGTCTCCACAGTCATTTTCCCGCCATACGTTACCATAGCCTGCGCCGTCTTCGCCATCGCCTTCGCCATCATCATGTCGGCCTATGGCATCAGCCAGAAGCGCGATCCCAACCTTACGACGAGCGCCGCGCTGTTCATCACGTTCTTCGTGGGCGTCCTGATAGGTATAGACCAGATCATACCCGGCGTCATCATCGCCATCATCGTGACTGCGCTCCTCTCGATCAAGACGGAGCTGCAGAGCATCACCGCCGACCTGACGGCCGCCGAGGTGCACGCGGCCGTGGAGTTCGGCATCCTGGCCTTCGTCATCTATCCCATTTTACCGGACCATCCCATCGACCCGTGGGGCGTCATCAACCCCAGGACTATCTGGCTCATGGTCGTGCTCATCTCGGGCATCGGCTTCGTGAACTACTATATTATGAAGAGGTATGGCTCTAAAGGCGCCGCTTATACGGGCTTTTTCGGCGGCCTGGCGAACAGCACCGCGGTCGTCGCCGAGTTCATCAACCGCATCAAGGCCGAGCCGGGCCTCACCATGGTGGCGGTGGCGGCCGTCATCCTGTCGGACGTGGCCATGTGCGTCCGCAACCTGGGCCTCTGCCTCATCCTGGCACCTTCATTATTACCAAAGCTCGTGCTGCCGTTCGGCATCATGATCGTCATCGGCGGCCTCTTCGCCTACCGATACCTCTCCAGACAGGAGACCGTCACCGTGAAGATCCACTCGCCCTTCAGCATCCGTAACGCGCTCGTCTTCGGCACGATATTCCTGGGCATGGTGATGCTCAGCGCCTTTGCCGTCTTCGAGTTCGGCAGCGCCGGCTTTTTCGTGAGCTCCGTGCTGAGCGGCATGGTCTCGAGCGCCAGCGCCACGGCCAGCAGCATCGCCCTCCTCCAGGCGGGCACCATCGATACGCGCATGTCGGCGCTCGGCATCATCGTCGCAAGCATGGCCAGCATCGTCATCAAATTCCCGCTCGCATACTTCTCCAACAACCGCCAGTTCTTCTTCAACGTGGTCATGGGCGCCGGGCTCATGATGGTCGCCGGGATAATCACGGCCATACTATTCATATAA
- a CDS encoding DUF5350 domain-containing protein, producing the protein MGKTGSVEWVQIRGRKGQMRLVPRGDSVAGKPGPAQRYDAKGFVRRILARSKKNVLGVKSKSKK; encoded by the coding sequence ATGGGAAAGACTGGAAGCGTTGAATGGGTCCAGATCCGCGGCCGCAAGGGCCAGATGAGGCTCGTCCCCAGGGGCGACTCCGTCGCGGGCAAGCCGGGACCGGCGCAGAGATACGACGCTAAGGGCTTTGTACGCCGCATTCTCGCCCGTTCTAAGAAGAACGTGCTTGGCGTGAAGTCCAAGAGCAAAAAGTAA
- a CDS encoding DHHA1 domain-containing protein: protein MKTVIFTHGDSDGICSGALALAANGDSPIYFTNPVSVLTDIDEGRGYDRIIVCDIAINLPRSQQMKDKFEALAKESEIIYIDHHPLPPGFGEKWLFHDDTASASELTFNYFENELSPDMSRVAMYGAIGDYQDMTPGARQLIDDWDKRSLYYQAGTLTQGIEVGRRDYDFKRGIVRELAKNIIPSEIGSLAKNALVAARHEDQMRQRVQREVKRLKNVAYVMDMNGCMGKAAIFARVYGRAAVGVSVEYRDHRNAYDISARGTGNVDLNAAIGEAAAKNGGTGGGHPRAAGGRIPESSMKQFLLDLDEVVGKALVK from the coding sequence ATGAAGACAGTAATATTCACTCACGGCGACAGCGACGGAATATGCAGCGGCGCCCTGGCGCTGGCGGCGAACGGCGATTCGCCCATATACTTCACCAACCCGGTATCGGTCCTCACGGACATCGACGAGGGCCGGGGCTACGACCGCATCATCGTCTGCGACATCGCCATCAACCTTCCGAGAAGCCAGCAGATGAAGGATAAGTTCGAGGCCCTGGCGAAGGAGAGCGAGATCATCTACATCGACCACCACCCGCTTCCCCCGGGATTCGGCGAGAAGTGGCTCTTCCACGACGACACGGCGAGCGCCTCCGAGCTGACGTTCAACTATTTCGAGAACGAGCTGAGCCCGGACATGAGCCGGGTGGCCATGTACGGCGCCATCGGCGACTACCAGGACATGACGCCCGGCGCCCGGCAGCTTATCGATGACTGGGACAAGCGGAGCCTGTATTACCAGGCCGGCACGCTGACCCAGGGCATTGAGGTCGGCCGCCGGGATTATGATTTCAAGCGCGGCATCGTCCGGGAGTTGGCGAAGAACATCATACCCTCGGAGATCGGCAGCCTGGCGAAGAACGCCCTGGTGGCGGCCCGCCACGAGGACCAGATGCGCCAGCGCGTCCAGAGGGAAGTGAAGCGCCTGAAGAACGTCGCTTATGTCATGGACATGAACGGCTGCATGGGCAAGGCTGCCATATTCGCCCGGGTCTACGGCAGGGCGGCCGTGGGCGTCTCGGTCGAGTACCGCGACCACCGCAACGCCTACGACATCAGCGCCCGGGGCACCGGCAACGTCGACCTGAACGCCGCCATCGGCGAGGCGGCGGCGAAGAACGGGGGCACAGGCGGAGGCCACCCCAGGGCGGCCGGAGGCCGGATACCCGAGTCCAGCATGAAGCAGTTCTTACTCGATCTCGACGAGGTCGTCGGCAAGGCGCTCGTAAAATGA
- a CDS encoding ribose-phosphate diphosphokinase has protein sequence MLPVVVAGSSHPGMALSIAQSLGVKALFPVVEKFPDGETHVVAPAVKGTAVYVQTMHPYPNEMLVEMELTTDLLKELGAERVIAVVPYLAYTRQDTRHEEGEGIGVKTMLRMLEKAGVNDIVSVDIHLHRLGLGELSGMSSIRLHEVSAVDALAKEAGRYLAKPVVVGPDSESERWAKRAAELLNSSYDVLEKHRISPKEIEIRPRTLDVRGRDVLIIDDIVSTGDTIKKVIESLRAKGANKIAAAFTHGVLSGEDAAAGLYRAGATHLISTNTINNEFSRVDVGPVIAQKLKEIV, from the coding sequence ATGTTGCCAGTCGTCGTCGCAGGCTCGAGCCACCCCGGGATGGCGCTCAGCATCGCCCAGTCCCTGGGCGTGAAGGCCCTCTTTCCAGTCGTCGAGAAGTTCCCGGACGGTGAGACCCACGTCGTCGCCCCTGCGGTGAAGGGCACGGCCGTCTACGTGCAGACCATGCACCCGTACCCGAACGAGATGCTCGTCGAGATGGAGCTTACCACGGATCTGCTTAAAGAGCTGGGCGCGGAGAGGGTCATCGCCGTAGTGCCTTACCTGGCTTATACCCGGCAGGATACCCGCCACGAGGAGGGCGAGGGCATCGGCGTGAAGACGATGCTCCGGATGCTGGAAAAGGCCGGCGTGAATGATATTGTAAGTGTCGATATTCATCTTCATCGTCTGGGCCTCGGGGAGCTATCGGGCATGAGCTCGATCAGGCTGCACGAGGTGAGCGCCGTGGACGCGCTCGCGAAGGAGGCAGGGAGATACCTGGCTAAGCCCGTGGTAGTGGGCCCCGATTCGGAGTCCGAGCGCTGGGCGAAGCGGGCCGCAGAACTTTTAAACAGCAGCTACGACGTGCTGGAGAAACACCGCATATCGCCCAAGGAGATCGAGATCCGGCCCAGGACGCTGGATGTCAGGGGCAGGGATGTTCTTATAATCGACGACATCGTGAGCACCGGCGATACGATAAAAAAAGTGATCGAGTCCCTGAGGGCAAAGGGCGCTAATAAGATAGCGGCGGCGTTCACCCACGGCGTGCTGAGCGGCGAGGACGCGGCAGCAGGGCTGTACAGGGCCGGAGCCACGCACCTTATCTCTACTAATACGATCAACAACGAGTTCAGCCGCGTGGACGTCGGCCCCGTCATCGCCCAAAAACTGAAGGAAATCGTATGA
- a CDS encoding translation initiation factor IF-2 subunit gamma, with translation MPQPVVNIGMVGHVDHGKTTLVSALSGVWTDTHSEELKRGISIRLGYADCTFYKCTNCNEPECYTSKPECAACGTKDLAPLRTVSFVDSPGHETLMATMLSGAAIMDGAVLVIAANEPCPQPQTKEHLMALDIIGIKNVVIAQNKIDIVSREEAIKHYNQIKQFVKGTVAENAPIVPVSAQQNINIDVLIKTIEETIPTPKHDLNKPGIMQVARSFDVNRPGTVPAKLNGGVLGGTISQGTFKVKDDIEIRPGRKVEHEGRTRWEPIATSVVKLVYGGDSVEEATPGGLLAVGTKLDPSMTKSDALAGQVAGKPGSLPPVWHKFVMKTQLLERVVGVADEAAMVKAISTSEPLMLSIGTSTTIGVVTSARKDAAEVALKRPVCAEVGSRIAISRRIGARWRLIGVGVLSS, from the coding sequence TTGCCACAACCCGTTGTCAACATCGGTATGGTGGGCCACGTCGACCACGGAAAGACGACGCTTGTGAGCGCCCTTTCCGGCGTCTGGACCGACACCCATAGCGAAGAATTAAAGAGAGGCATATCCATCAGGCTGGGATACGCCGACTGTACCTTTTATAAATGTACGAACTGTAACGAGCCGGAGTGCTACACCTCGAAGCCTGAGTGCGCGGCGTGCGGCACAAAGGACCTGGCGCCGTTGAGGACCGTGTCCTTCGTGGACTCGCCGGGCCACGAGACGCTCATGGCCACGATGCTCTCGGGCGCCGCCATCATGGACGGCGCCGTTTTAGTGATCGCCGCCAACGAGCCGTGCCCCCAGCCCCAGACCAAGGAGCACTTAATGGCGCTGGACATCATCGGCATCAAGAATGTGGTCATCGCGCAGAACAAGATCGACATCGTGAGCCGCGAAGAGGCGATCAAGCACTATAACCAGATCAAGCAGTTCGTGAAGGGCACGGTGGCCGAGAACGCCCCGATCGTGCCCGTATCAGCACAGCAGAACATCAACATCGACGTGCTCATAAAGACCATAGAGGAGACCATCCCGACCCCGAAGCACGACCTGAACAAGCCGGGCATCATGCAGGTGGCCCGCTCCTTTGACGTCAACCGCCCCGGCACAGTGCCGGCGAAGCTGAACGGCGGAGTGCTGGGAGGCACGATCTCCCAGGGCACTTTCAAGGTCAAGGACGACATCGAGATACGCCCCGGCCGGAAGGTCGAGCACGAGGGCCGCACGCGGTGGGAGCCGATCGCGACCAGCGTCGTGAAGCTCGTCTACGGCGGCGACTCGGTGGAAGAGGCGACGCCCGGCGGCCTGCTGGCCGTCGGCACGAAGCTCGACCCCTCCATGACCAAGAGCGACGCGCTGGCCGGCCAGGTGGCCGGTAAGCCAGGGTCGCTGCCCCCGGTGTGGCACAAGTTCGTCATGAAGACCCAGCTCCTGGAGCGGGTGGTCGGCGTGGCCGACGAGGCCGCAATGGTAAAGGCCATATCCACGAGCGAGCCGCTGATGCTGAGCATCGGCACCTCCACGACCATCGGCGTCGTCACGTCCGCCAGGAAGGATGCGGCCGAAGTGGCCCTCAAGCGGCCGGTCTGTGCCGAAGTGGGCTCCCGCATCGCCATCAGCCGGCGTATTGGCGCCCGCTGGAGGCTCATCGGCGTAGGAGTACTGTCCAGTTGA
- a CDS encoding DNA-binding protein, whose amino-acid sequence MKVIVDTNGFMVQAQFGVDIMDELGRLGYDECIVPSAVLDELKMLEKKVRGKDKLAVAVATALARRCQGVDARGNADDVIVSLAKQLDADVFTNDAELRKRLRSQGTKTVYMRSKHKLETDYM is encoded by the coding sequence ATGAAGGTCATCGTCGACACTAACGGCTTCATGGTGCAGGCGCAGTTCGGTGTCGACATAATGGATGAGCTTGGCCGGCTGGGCTACGATGAATGTATCGTGCCTTCCGCCGTGCTCGACGAATTAAAAATGCTCGAGAAGAAGGTCCGGGGCAAGGATAAGCTGGCCGTCGCCGTTGCCACGGCGCTGGCGAGGCGCTGTCAGGGCGTCGATGCCCGCGGGAACGCCGACGATGTCATCGTCAGCCTCGCAAAACAGCTCGACGCCGACGTGTTCACCAACGACGCCGAATTGAGAAAACGGCTCAGATCACAGGGCACGAAGACCGTCTACATGCGCTCGAAGCACAAGCTCGAGACGGACTACATGTAA
- a CDS encoding DNA-directed RNA polymerase, which translates to MYRKVRLVDIIRIPPQRLEEDLEQVITETIRDKLEGRIDKALGSIVAVLDIVDIGEGHILVGDGAVYYEVTFDAISYRPELQEIVEGQVVEIVAFGAFVSVGPIDCLVHVSQVADEFMSYDEKNSRLVSKESSKSLGEGDSVRARIVAVSLNEHDARESKIGLTMRQVALGKLEWIEEEQRRKEKGERPEKARAS; encoded by the coding sequence ATGTACAGGAAAGTCAGGCTTGTTGATATCATACGGATACCGCCGCAGAGGCTGGAAGAAGACCTCGAGCAGGTCATCACCGAGACCATACGGGATAAGCTGGAGGGGCGCATCGATAAGGCCCTCGGCTCTATTGTTGCGGTGCTCGACATCGTCGACATCGGCGAGGGGCACATCCTGGTGGGCGACGGCGCCGTCTACTATGAGGTGACGTTCGACGCCATATCTTACCGCCCCGAATTACAGGAGATCGTGGAGGGGCAGGTGGTCGAGATCGTGGCCTTCGGCGCGTTCGTGAGCGTGGGGCCCATCGATTGTCTGGTGCACGTCAGCCAGGTGGCGGACGAGTTCATGTCCTACGACGAGAAGAATTCCCGGCTGGTCAGCAAGGAGTCCAGCAAGTCGCTCGGAGAGGGCGACAGCGTGCGCGCCCGCATCGTGGCGGTCAGCCTCAACGAGCACGACGCCCGCGAGAGCAAGATCGGCCTGACGATGAGGCAGGTCGCGCTGGGCAAGCTCGAGTGGATCGAGGAGGAGCAGCGCCGTAAGGAAAAGGGCGAGCGGCCCGAGAAGGCCAGGGCTTCGTAG
- a CDS encoding MBL fold metallo-hydrolase, translating to MKLVHVTGDTYYVPGLTNVGVYKDYVIDPGKNERVDWARPETSFGRKISAALITHGHNDHFWHASDMQARGTKIYAPRDERPMVENIDVHTNGFFLWTRPPDGMKPWYFRGTPCRLDGIVEGLDMPLKAIPLKGHTDWHTGYMTPDGVLMAGDSIVDKKVWDTTGIVYNTNIPRTRQTLQDIIDIDADFVVPAHAKAVTKDEAVEQAEGNLQGLDRLEHIILDALDTRGVSTEDIVCRVSHALSLRDVFNDYLVCETVVRAFLFALEEDGAVDYELKGHRVLWRVRA from the coding sequence TTGAAGCTCGTTCACGTGACGGGAGATACCTATTATGTCCCCGGATTGACCAACGTCGGCGTCTATAAGGACTACGTCATCGACCCCGGGAAGAACGAGCGCGTCGACTGGGCGAGGCCGGAGACCTCTTTTGGGAGAAAGATATCGGCCGCCCTAATTACCCACGGCCATAACGATCACTTCTGGCACGCGTCCGACATGCAGGCCAGGGGCACGAAGATCTATGCCCCGAGGGACGAGCGCCCCATGGTGGAGAACATCGACGTCCACACGAATGGCTTTTTTCTATGGACGAGGCCCCCGGACGGCATGAAGCCCTGGTATTTCAGGGGCACGCCGTGCCGGCTTGACGGCATCGTCGAAGGCCTGGACATGCCCTTAAAGGCCATACCTCTGAAAGGCCACACCGACTGGCACACTGGCTACATGACGCCCGACGGCGTACTGATGGCCGGCGACAGCATCGTGGATAAAAAAGTCTGGGATACGACCGGCATCGTCTACAATACGAATATCCCCCGGACGCGCCAGACGCTTCAGGATATCATTGACATCGACGCTGATTTTGTCGTGCCGGCGCACGCGAAGGCGGTCACGAAGGACGAGGCGGTAGAGCAGGCCGAGGGTAACCTGCAGGGGCTGGACCGGCTTGAGCATATCATCCTCGACGCCCTGGATACGCGGGGCGTCTCGACCGAAGATATCGTGTGCCGGGTCTCTCATGCGCTGAGCCTCAGGGACGTGTTCAACGACTATCTCGTCTGCGAGACGGTCGTCCGGGCGTTCTTATTCGCCCTCGAGGAGGACGGCGCCGTCGACTACGAGCTTAAGGGCCACCGGGTGCTGTGGCGCGTCAGGGCCTGA
- a CDS encoding PAS domain S-box protein, with protein sequence MALDLDPIYLVNLFLAVIIVAIGFASYRLNKNRIPLYIAIGFLGFAVSHLAFILGFRAEAENYLIVVRILAYIVILLGLYFSWQQTKTYVAELSEKNRRLEEEMASRRQMEETYRSIFENTLTPMIIVNEDMTVYLPNQGFETMSGYTRRELESGMKITKFYLGDEADMAIRYHKARRADPGSAPKSYEFHFVDAGGNIKDVIVNVAMLPGSMMSLLSFLDISERKHAEEALQESENKFRVLAETSLAVVCVYQGDRFVYVNPSTERITGYSRNELLEMNFWDFVHPDYKELIRERGLARQNGADVPSRYEIKLMTKSGEERWADVSAGLVPYYGRPAALVNMFDITERKQIEEDLLDSKLQAELYVDLMSHDINNLNQAAMGYLELAEGAPEEDSKRYISRSLDALNNSARLIDNVRKLQRARSGKGQETVDIGTMLEEVAAMYAVVPGRDVAIHYSPVTGRLVKADSLLRDVFTNIVGNAINHSSGPVRVEIAVAGIAVDGREYWKIAFEDNGPGVPDELKNKIFNRLQRGATKSKGHGLGLHLAKTLVEGYGGSVHVEDRMPGDRGQGSRFVVLLPAYRPVPVSS encoded by the coding sequence ATGGCTTTAGACTTAGACCCGATCTACCTGGTGAACCTGTTCCTGGCCGTCATCATAGTAGCCATCGGATTCGCTTCTTATCGGCTAAATAAGAACCGGATACCTCTCTACATCGCCATCGGCTTCCTTGGCTTCGCCGTCAGCCACCTGGCTTTTATTCTCGGCTTCCGGGCGGAAGCGGAAAATTATCTAATTGTCGTGCGCATCCTTGCCTACATCGTGATACTTCTCGGCCTGTACTTTAGCTGGCAGCAGACGAAGACCTACGTGGCTGAGCTTTCCGAGAAGAACCGGCGGCTCGAGGAGGAGATGGCAAGCCGCAGGCAGATGGAGGAGACATACAGGAGCATCTTCGAGAACACGCTCACGCCCATGATCATCGTGAACGAGGACATGACGGTGTACCTCCCGAACCAGGGGTTCGAAACGATGTCCGGTTACACCAGAAGGGAACTAGAGAGCGGAATGAAGATCACGAAATTCTATCTCGGCGACGAGGCCGATATGGCCATCCGGTACCATAAGGCACGGAGGGCCGACCCCGGGTCGGCGCCGAAGTCATACGAGTTCCACTTCGTCGATGCAGGCGGTAACATCAAGGACGTGATCGTGAACGTCGCCATGCTTCCCGGGTCGATGATGAGCCTGCTGTCATTCCTGGACATATCGGAGCGCAAGCATGCCGAGGAAGCGCTGCAGGAGAGCGAGAATAAGTTCCGCGTCCTCGCAGAGACATCGCTGGCCGTCGTGTGTGTCTACCAGGGCGACCGGTTCGTGTACGTGAACCCATCGACCGAGCGCATCACGGGATATTCCAGGAATGAGCTCCTGGAGATGAACTTTTGGGACTTTGTGCATCCCGATTATAAGGAGCTGATAAGGGAGCGTGGGCTGGCAAGGCAAAATGGAGCGGACGTCCCCTCGCGGTACGAGATCAAGCTGATGACGAAGTCGGGGGAGGAGCGGTGGGCTGACGTGAGCGCCGGGCTCGTCCCGTATTACGGCAGGCCGGCGGCGCTCGTCAACATGTTCGATATCACGGAGCGCAAGCAGATCGAGGAAGACCTCCTGGACTCGAAGCTCCAGGCCGAGCTGTACGTGGACCTGATGAGCCACGACATCAACAACCTGAACCAGGCGGCCATGGGCTACCTGGAGCTGGCGGAGGGGGCCCCGGAGGAAGACAGCAAGCGGTACATATCGAGGTCGCTGGACGCGCTGAACAACAGCGCCCGGCTAATCGATAACGTGAGGAAGCTCCAGCGCGCCCGGTCTGGTAAAGGGCAGGAGACTGTCGATATAGGCACCATGCTCGAGGAGGTGGCGGCCATGTACGCGGTCGTGCCGGGCAGGGACGTGGCCATTCATTATTCGCCCGTGACGGGGAGGCTCGTCAAGGCCGACAGCCTGCTCAGGGACGTCTTCACGAACATCGTCGGGAACGCGATCAATCATTCGTCCGGGCCCGTGAGGGTCGAGATCGCCGTGGCCGGCATCGCCGTCGATGGCCGGGAGTACTGGAAAATCGCATTCGAGGATAACGGGCCCGGGGTCCCGGACGAGCTGAAAAATAAGATATTCAACCGGCTGCAGCGCGGCGCCACGAAGAGCAAGGGCCATGGCCTGGGCCTGCACCTGGCCAAGACGCTGGTCGAGGGCTACGGCGGCAGTGTCCACGTCGAGGACCGTATGCCCGGGGACCGGGGCCAGGGAAGCCGCTTCGTCGTGCTGCTCCCGGCCTACAGGCCCGTTCCCGTGTCCTCGTGA